One Streptococcus sp. zg-86 DNA window includes the following coding sequences:
- a CDS encoding RluA family pseudouridine synthase: MKYTITIPEQFPAMSVKELLEDYFLIPRKIRHFLRTKKHVLVNQQIVHWQSEIQAGDLIELIFDEEDYPEKVIPWGTSELVEVLYEDEHLIVVNKPEGMKTHGNDPTEIALLNHVSAYVQQTCYVVHRLDKETSGAILFAKNPFILPILNRLLEDKAIYRDYLALCQGHLLKKTWTMTDKIGRHRHDRRKRIVDPKHGQVAKTRITLVREMGNYSLVNCQLETGRTHQIRVHLSHHGHAIVGDPLYSHIVADRLMLHAHKLTFTHPFTLETISVHALSDSFEQTL, translated from the coding sequence ATGAAATATACCATTACCATTCCTGAACAATTTCCCGCCATGAGTGTCAAAGAATTGTTAGAAGACTATTTTTTAATTCCACGAAAAATCCGCCATTTCCTGCGAACCAAAAAGCATGTTCTGGTCAATCAACAGATTGTCCATTGGCAAAGCGAGATTCAAGCAGGAGACCTGATTGAGTTAATCTTTGACGAAGAAGATTATCCGGAGAAAGTCATCCCTTGGGGGACGAGCGAGCTTGTGGAAGTCTTGTATGAAGATGAGCACCTGATTGTTGTCAATAAACCAGAAGGCATGAAAACACATGGCAATGATCCTACTGAAATCGCCCTTCTGAATCATGTTTCTGCTTACGTACAGCAGACCTGCTATGTGGTTCACCGCCTCGATAAAGAAACGAGTGGTGCTATCTTATTTGCCAAAAATCCCTTTATCCTCCCTATTCTAAATAGGCTCTTAGAGGATAAGGCGATTTACCGTGACTACCTCGCCCTCTGCCAAGGTCATCTGCTGAAAAAAACATGGACAATGACCGACAAAATCGGGCGACATCGTCATGATCGGCGCAAACGAATCGTTGACCCTAAACATGGCCAAGTGGCTAAAACAAGGATTACACTCGTAAGAGAGATGGGCAACTATAGTCTAGTCAACTGCCAATTGGAAACAGGACGAACCCACCAGATTCGCGTCCATCTCTCACATCATGGACACGCAATTGTCGGCGACCCTCTATATAGCCACATTGTTGCAGATAGGCTTATGCTTCATGCCCACAAACTTACCTTTACGCATCCCTTTACATTAGAGACCATTTCTGTCCATGCTCTTTCAGATAGCTTTGAACAGACTCTATAG
- a CDS encoding CPBP family intramembrane glutamic endopeptidase — translation MSKETTRTLFLCSLLLLVANWGLGFLDYFLSGTTYYVIKTGLLALIVFLAIHRPLRIKVPLQPKVGLLEQLRVNWLSLVYLFLISIPLLLLGLTKNQHYLPTALTVALGAGFIEEYLCRGILLQVALKDGIHSYKQVLQAVFVSSLIFGLAHLVNLRVQDLDVTLYQVYYATAMGVYFAAVVLRTGSLWWTIFIHFMIDLGTILATAGVESTSKPNGIAIGIWLVVMLIGLILIRPKQVQRLMATQTLANSEKIN, via the coding sequence ATGTCAAAAGAAACCACTCGAACGCTCTTTCTTTGTAGTTTACTATTACTTGTGGCCAATTGGGGCTTAGGATTTTTAGACTATTTTCTATCAGGCACAACTTACTATGTCATCAAAACTGGCTTACTTGCACTGATTGTTTTTCTAGCCATACATAGGCCTTTACGCATTAAGGTTCCCTTACAGCCAAAAGTGGGATTATTGGAACAACTGCGTGTCAATTGGCTTAGTCTAGTCTATCTTTTTCTCATCAGCATTCCTCTCTTACTGCTTGGTCTTACTAAAAATCAACATTATTTGCCAACAGCCCTCACCGTTGCTTTGGGCGCTGGTTTTATAGAAGAATATCTTTGCCGTGGTATCTTACTCCAAGTGGCTCTCAAAGACGGTATTCATTCCTACAAGCAAGTTCTCCAAGCAGTCTTTGTATCTAGTCTCATCTTTGGACTTGCTCATCTGGTCAATCTCCGTGTACAGGACCTGGATGTGACCCTCTATCAAGTTTATTACGCAACGGCCATGGGAGTTTATTTTGCTGCAGTTGTCCTTCGGACAGGCAGCCTTTGGTGGACCATTTTCATCCACTTTATGATTGACTTGGGTACAATTTTAGCAACTGCAGGTGTCGAATCCACTTCCAAGCCAAATGGGATAGCAATCGGTATCTGGTTGGTTGTCATGCTAATTGGTCTGATTCTGATCCGACCAAAACAGGTCCAACGACTCATGGCAACACAAACTTTAGCCAATTCAGAAAAAATAAATTGA
- the rnhC gene encoding ribonuclease HIII, whose amino-acid sequence MNNLVITVDHQQKKQIKAQYANYQLPNNNPYVEAFFKVEGVSITLYQSGKLMFQGEKAGSLAQNWGYQDEQSPQQPIQSQQVPMIGTDEVGNGSYFGGLAVVASFVTPKDHAFLKSLGVDDSKRLTDQKICQIAPVLKENITHQALLLTPKKYNEVIDKGYNAVSVKVALHNQAIFLLLQKGVQPQKIVIDAFTSSKNYNRYLAQESNHFPNPITLEEKAEGKYLAVAVSSIIARAMFLENLAQLSQEIGYYLPSGAGKPSDQVARDILAQYGMTGLEQTAKLHFANTQKAHALLSNRK is encoded by the coding sequence ATGAACAATCTTGTAATAACGGTAGATCATCAACAAAAAAAACAGATAAAAGCGCAGTATGCTAACTATCAACTGCCAAATAACAATCCATATGTTGAAGCCTTTTTCAAGGTAGAAGGGGTCAGTATCACCCTCTATCAGTCAGGTAAGCTGATGTTTCAGGGGGAAAAGGCAGGTTCCCTGGCGCAGAACTGGGGCTACCAAGACGAACAATCTCCTCAACAGCCAATACAATCCCAACAAGTTCCAATGATTGGGACAGATGAGGTAGGAAATGGATCTTATTTTGGAGGACTGGCTGTTGTTGCAAGTTTTGTAACCCCAAAGGATCATGCTTTTCTCAAATCGCTCGGGGTAGATGATTCCAAACGGCTAACAGACCAGAAAATCTGCCAAATCGCACCAGTGTTAAAAGAAAACATCACGCACCAAGCTCTGCTATTGACCCCAAAGAAATACAATGAAGTTATTGACAAGGGCTACAATGCAGTTTCTGTCAAGGTTGCGCTGCATAATCAGGCCATTTTTCTGCTCTTACAAAAAGGAGTGCAACCACAAAAGATTGTTATCGATGCTTTTACTAGCAGTAAAAACTACAATCGCTATTTGGCACAAGAAAGCAATCATTTTCCAAATCCTATCACCTTAGAAGAAAAAGCTGAAGGAAAATACCTAGCTGTCGCTGTATCATCCATTATCGCACGCGCCATGTTTTTGGAAAACCTAGCCCAATTAAGCCAAGAAATCGGTTATTATCTGCCGTCAGGTGCTGGAAAGCCATCAGACCAAGTCGCTCGGGATATTCTAGCTCAATATGGCATGACTGGGCTAGAACAGACCGCTAAACTACATTTTGCCAATACTCAAAAGGCACACGCACTCTTATCAAATCGTAAATGA
- the lepB gene encoding signal peptidase I has translation MKYFLKEWGLFSFIIALIILSRLFIWSLVSVDGHSMDPTLQDQDRLIMLKVGQINRFDIVVASETEDNGKEKLIVKRLIGLPGDTIHYENDRLYVNGEEIKEAYLDEYKAAFAQDKLQSTYSYSQRFQLLAQDAQAFTIDAQGNPTFTVQIPEGQYYLLGDDRLVSLDSRKVGTFRKSAIKGKIISRVYPFNHIQGF, from the coding sequence ATGAAATATTTTTTGAAAGAATGGGGACTCTTCTCCTTTATTATCGCACTGATTATCCTTTCTAGGCTCTTTATTTGGAGTCTCGTTAGTGTCGACGGCCACTCAATGGATCCGACCTTACAAGACCAGGATCGATTGATTATGTTAAAAGTCGGGCAAATTAACCGTTTTGATATTGTTGTCGCAAGTGAAACTGAGGATAATGGAAAAGAAAAACTCATTGTCAAGCGTTTGATTGGCTTGCCTGGCGATACCATTCATTACGAGAATGATCGCCTCTATGTCAACGGAGAAGAAATAAAAGAAGCCTATTTGGACGAATACAAGGCTGCATTTGCTCAGGATAAACTCCAATCTACCTACTCCTACAGTCAACGCTTCCAACTACTGGCACAAGATGCTCAAGCCTTCACGATAGACGCCCAAGGAAATCCAACCTTCACCGTTCAAATTCCTGAAGGCCAATACTATCTATTAGGAGATGACCGACTTGTTTCGTTAGATAGTCGCAAGGTTGGAACCTTTAGAAAATCGGCCATAAAAGGAAAAATCATCTCTCGCGTTTATCCATTTAATCATATCCAAGGCTTTTAA
- the recD2 gene encoding SF1B family DNA helicase RecD2 — translation MSEFYFTGTIERIIFENPSNFYKILLLEIDDTDSGYEDYEIIVTGTIADVIEGEDYQFYGHLVTHPKYGQQLQITRYERSKPTSTGLIKYFSSEQFKGIGRKTAEKIVELYGENTIDHILAEPEKLTQITGLSAKHRQAFLEKLHFNYGTEVTLAKLAEYGIPNKLAFQIQDHYKEKTLDAITENPYQLVEDIQGLGFTIADRIAENLGIANDSPQRFRAAMLFSLLHQSMETGDTYVEARDLLEHTLEVLETARQIELDPALVAQELTGLIQDGKVQQIDTKIFDNSLFFAEQGIHKQLNRLLEKQEVQTFSAEKIDQAIAEVEELSGFQYDTIQRQAIHQALNNPLFILTGGPGTGKTTVINGIISIYAMLHGINLTKMTGECPILLAAPTGRAARRMNELTGLPSATIHRHLGLTEGQEESYRDEYLDAEFIIIDEFSMVDTWLANQLFQHISSNTQVLIVGDAEQLPSVSPGQVLADLLNIPAIPSITLEKIFRQSDDSTIVTLANHIRQGQLPVDFREKKADRSYFEAQNEQIPALIDRIVSAAVQSGIKAQEVQILAPMYRGHAGIDQLNITTQALLNPLREGQIEFLQNDTHFRQGDRVIHLVNDTEANVFNGDLGYITDLLPAKYTDSKQDELTINFDGSEVVYPRNEWYKITLAYAMSIHKSQGSEFQVVILPITRTSYRMLQRNLLYTAITRSKSKLILLGDYSAFDYAVKNAGTTRKTYLKERFDIGKTELAYEIQTDTEEEDTPETYLLTEENLLTIDPMIGITEEDIQAFFKNK, via the coding sequence ATGAGCGAATTCTATTTTACAGGAACAATCGAGCGGATTATTTTTGAAAATCCCTCCAATTTTTATAAGATTCTCCTACTTGAAATCGACGATACCGATAGTGGCTATGAGGATTATGAAATCATCGTTACAGGTACAATCGCTGATGTCATTGAAGGAGAAGATTATCAGTTTTATGGTCATCTCGTCACCCACCCCAAGTATGGTCAGCAACTCCAAATCACTCGCTATGAACGCAGCAAGCCAACTTCTACAGGGCTGATTAAGTATTTTTCAAGCGAACAATTCAAGGGGATTGGTCGGAAAACAGCTGAAAAAATTGTCGAACTCTACGGTGAAAATACCATTGATCATATTCTTGCTGAGCCCGAGAAATTAACGCAAATTACGGGGCTTTCTGCCAAACACCGTCAGGCCTTTCTTGAGAAATTGCATTTCAACTATGGAACGGAAGTGACCCTCGCAAAACTAGCTGAATACGGTATTCCTAACAAACTAGCCTTTCAAATCCAGGACCACTACAAGGAAAAAACACTAGATGCTATTACTGAAAATCCTTATCAACTGGTTGAAGATATTCAGGGACTCGGTTTCACGATTGCCGATAGAATTGCCGAAAACTTAGGAATTGCAAACGATTCTCCCCAGCGCTTCCGGGCTGCTATGCTCTTTAGTTTGCTTCACCAGTCAATGGAAACAGGGGATACTTACGTGGAAGCACGTGATTTACTGGAACACACCTTAGAAGTACTGGAAACAGCTCGTCAGATTGAACTCGATCCAGCTCTGGTTGCTCAAGAATTGACAGGGCTCATTCAAGACGGTAAGGTCCAACAGATTGACACCAAAATCTTTGATAATTCCCTCTTCTTTGCAGAACAAGGTATCCACAAGCAACTCAATCGTTTACTCGAAAAGCAAGAAGTCCAGACCTTTTCTGCAGAAAAGATTGACCAAGCCATTGCAGAAGTCGAGGAGCTTTCAGGCTTCCAATATGACACCATTCAACGTCAGGCCATTCACCAAGCTCTCAACAATCCCCTCTTTATCCTAACAGGAGGACCAGGGACTGGAAAAACAACGGTCATCAATGGGATTATTTCCATTTATGCTATGCTCCACGGAATTAACCTGACCAAGATGACAGGAGAGTGTCCAATTTTACTAGCTGCACCAACCGGTCGAGCAGCTAGGCGCATGAATGAGTTAACAGGCCTACCGAGTGCAACCATTCACCGGCATCTTGGCTTGACAGAAGGACAAGAAGAAAGCTACCGAGACGAGTATCTAGACGCTGAATTTATCATTATTGATGAATTTTCCATGGTGGATACCTGGCTCGCAAATCAGCTCTTTCAGCATATTTCATCCAATACTCAGGTCTTAATTGTGGGGGATGCTGAACAATTACCCTCTGTCAGCCCTGGTCAAGTCTTGGCTGATTTACTGAATATCCCTGCTATTCCGAGCATTACTCTCGAAAAAATATTTCGCCAGTCAGACGATTCAACTATTGTCACCTTGGCAAACCATATCCGGCAAGGACAACTTCCTGTTGATTTCCGAGAGAAAAAAGCTGATCGTTCCTATTTTGAAGCCCAAAACGAGCAAATTCCCGCCTTGATTGATCGTATTGTCAGCGCAGCTGTCCAGTCAGGAATCAAGGCACAAGAAGTACAAATCCTAGCCCCTATGTATCGCGGTCATGCCGGTATCGACCAGCTCAATATCACCACTCAAGCTCTCCTCAATCCTCTGAGAGAAGGCCAAATTGAATTTCTTCAAAACGATACCCACTTTCGTCAAGGGGACCGAGTCATTCACTTGGTCAACGATACCGAAGCCAATGTCTTTAATGGAGACTTGGGGTACATTACCGATCTCCTGCCTGCTAAGTATACGGATTCCAAGCAAGATGAGCTGACCATTAACTTTGACGGTAGCGAGGTAGTCTATCCACGAAACGAATGGTACAAAATCACTCTGGCCTACGCCATGTCTATCCACAAATCACAGGGGAGCGAGTTTCAGGTGGTCATTCTACCAATCACACGAACCAGCTACCGCATGCTCCAGCGAAACCTCCTCTACACCGCTATCACTCGTTCCAAAAGCAAACTCATTCTCTTGGGAGATTACAGCGCCTTTGACTATGCTGTTAAAAATGCGGGAACAACTCGCAAGACCTACCTTAAGGAGCGCTTCGATATAGGAAAGACAGAACTAGCTTACGAAATTCAAACTGATACGGAAGAAGAAGATACACCTGAAACCTATCTTCTCACCGAAGAAAATCTCCTGACCATCGATCCCATGATTGGCATTACAGAAGAAGATATCCAGGCATTTTTTAAGAATAAATAA
- a CDS encoding PadR family transcriptional regulator produces MYFPVPAVLTEFLILAILESKDSYGYEISQTIKLIANIKESALYPILKKMEQNDYLATYSQEYQGRTRKYYGLTQLGHEQLVRLKEDWDIYTATINGIIEGSIRHDKN; encoded by the coding sequence ATGTACTTTCCTGTACCCGCTGTACTGACAGAATTTCTCATCCTAGCAATTCTAGAATCCAAGGATTCCTATGGGTATGAAATCAGTCAGACAATTAAGCTCATTGCCAATATCAAGGAATCTGCCCTTTATCCCATTTTAAAAAAAATGGAACAGAATGATTATTTGGCTACCTATTCCCAAGAATACCAGGGACGCACGCGCAAATACTACGGTTTAACCCAACTTGGACACGAGCAACTGGTTCGACTCAAGGAAGATTGGGATATATACACAGCTACAATCAATGGCATTATAGAAGGGAGCATTCGTCATGACAAGAACTGA
- a CDS encoding DUF1700 domain-containing protein: MTRTEYMEQLEKHLKKLPHKEYQAAVNYFKEYFDDAGPEGEAALIEELGSPKEAASDIINNILDRHIEEEMTAERKSKTKTIWLAAVALLSLPVAIPLLLFLIGILFLIIAGVAGLILLAFLLGLGLIVTGGYLIWEAFSLLGQSLPAFLMGFGTGIGLIGGAAILYIITGLFAYWSGRLVRLIFQWILKRGKTA; this comes from the coding sequence ATGACAAGAACTGAATACATGGAACAGTTAGAAAAACACCTGAAAAAACTGCCCCACAAAGAATATCAGGCAGCCGTTAACTACTTTAAAGAATACTTTGATGATGCAGGTCCAGAAGGTGAAGCAGCCTTGATTGAAGAATTAGGCTCTCCAAAAGAAGCGGCTAGCGATATTATCAATAATATCCTTGACCGTCATATCGAAGAAGAAATGACCGCAGAACGAAAAAGCAAGACCAAAACCATTTGGCTCGCTGCAGTTGCTCTCTTGTCACTTCCTGTTGCTATTCCCTTGTTGCTCTTTTTAATCGGCATCCTTTTTCTGATAATCGCAGGAGTTGCAGGACTCATCCTCTTAGCATTTCTGTTAGGACTTGGGCTCATCGTGACAGGTGGTTACCTTATCTGGGAAGCCTTTAGCCTCCTTGGTCAATCCCTCCCAGCCTTTCTCATGGGCTTTGGTACAGGAATTGGTCTTATCGGTGGTGCAGCTATTCTCTACATTATCACAGGACTCTTTGCCTACTGGTCAGGTCGCCTAGTCAGATTGATTTTTCAATGGATTTTAAAGCGAGGTAAAACAGCATGA
- a CDS encoding DUF4097 family beta strand repeat-containing protein, whose translation MKKKVTITLLTGFIALILGLILCGVGYFMGGIEDIQAIATPSLTEETYKDIKEITIDSQTRTVQVDESPDDKFHVRYANFDNFRYRSLALKQDKQTLTIQGKDPKFHIQGIMQFLGQELAIHMRRNHELRELTILVPKEKTLETLSGWNYMDSLLLNKVHIKNLDWSGFVDAENVKLEGGLVRISSGRSISFQHSHLKNMTIDTPVAIQSYQTSTLENVTIQKADSIQLHDTTILGTAKMETAGPYHADINIRLSEKSQKDTQLDVIVSYDWEKLREVYHVPNAYAESEGSEAAKAQEEAFRKEHLTQMGIRLGNEYKNLKVEENKDGAKLIHSPKDAQNKLIIRTTNEQINLGSLESSQ comes from the coding sequence ATGAAAAAGAAAGTTACGATTACCTTATTAACCGGCTTTATTGCCTTGATTTTAGGTTTAATTCTTTGCGGTGTTGGCTACTTTATGGGAGGTATTGAAGATATCCAAGCCATTGCTACTCCTAGCTTAACAGAAGAAACCTACAAAGACATCAAAGAAATCACGATTGATTCCCAAACAAGGACGGTTCAGGTCGACGAATCCCCAGATGATAAATTCCATGTCCGCTATGCCAATTTTGATAATTTCCGCTATCGATCCCTTGCGCTCAAGCAGGACAAGCAAACCCTCACCATCCAAGGGAAAGATCCCAAATTCCATATTCAAGGCATCATGCAATTCCTAGGACAAGAACTGGCTATCCATATGAGACGCAATCACGAACTCAGAGAATTGACCATCCTTGTTCCCAAAGAAAAAACACTTGAAACATTATCTGGTTGGAACTATATGGATTCTTTATTGCTCAATAAGGTTCACATCAAAAACCTCGACTGGAGTGGCTTTGTCGATGCTGAGAATGTTAAACTAGAAGGTGGATTAGTCCGTATATCTAGTGGTAGAAGCATTTCCTTCCAACACTCTCACCTGAAAAATATGACGATTGATACGCCCGTTGCAATACAATCCTACCAAACAAGTACACTTGAAAATGTCACGATTCAAAAAGCTGACTCCATTCAGCTGCATGATACGACCATTCTCGGCACCGCCAAAATGGAGACCGCTGGTCCATACCACGCAGATATCAACATTAGATTATCCGAAAAGAGCCAAAAAGATACCCAGCTTGATGTGATTGTCTCTTATGATTGGGAGAAACTGCGTGAAGTTTATCACGTTCCAAATGCCTATGCTGAGTCAGAAGGTAGCGAAGCTGCTAAAGCCCAAGAAGAAGCATTCCGAAAAGAACATCTAACTCAGATGGGAATCAGATTAGGGAATGAATATAAAAACCTCAAAGTCGAAGAAAACAAAGACGGTGCTAAACTTATCCACAGTCCAAAAGACGCCCAAAATAAACTGATTATTCGCACAACCAATGAACAAATTAACCTTGGCTCACTGGAATCAAGCCAGTAA
- a CDS encoding 1-phosphofructokinase family hexose kinase produces the protein MIHLVCPNPALDRTLLVERIEKNIPLRPSEVREYPGGKSFNVAYALKENGESEYVIHTILGGRIGQYIQDLNADKGNALQIVENSQNTRTCNIYMETETGDVTLFYEKGLDLTEDLLAQFTKQLEDNLSEGDWLVFSGSLMKGMPDDYIKQLIDRHPGVHTIVDTSGAALRAAYQSKPSLVKINNEELKDIYPELDENSPEQILAILKEKTPHENMIVTMGAKGSLAKIGDRFFRVAPLRVEALNPIASGDFYLGVLVKGLSCKEAPERYLREAAAFSAANCLQYFPEVDKEQYNALLEKVTVEEL, from the coding sequence ATGATTCATTTAGTTTGTCCGAATCCTGCTTTAGATCGAACGCTGTTAGTGGAGCGCATTGAGAAAAATATTCCACTTCGTCCGAGTGAAGTAAGGGAATACCCTGGTGGAAAAAGTTTCAATGTTGCTTATGCTCTCAAGGAAAATGGTGAATCAGAGTATGTGATTCATACCATTTTAGGAGGCCGAATCGGTCAGTATATTCAAGACTTGAATGCAGATAAGGGCAATGCCTTACAGATTGTTGAAAATTCGCAAAATACCCGCACATGTAACATTTATATGGAAACAGAGACAGGTGATGTGACCTTGTTTTATGAGAAGGGCTTGGATTTGACGGAAGACCTGCTAGCCCAATTTACCAAGCAATTAGAAGATAATCTTTCTGAGGGAGATTGGTTGGTCTTTTCCGGTAGCTTAATGAAGGGCATGCCAGATGATTATATCAAGCAGTTGATTGATCGCCACCCTGGGGTTCATACAATTGTGGATACCAGCGGAGCAGCCTTGCGAGCAGCCTATCAATCGAAGCCAAGTTTGGTCAAGATTAACAATGAAGAACTCAAGGATATTTACCCAGAATTGGATGAAAACAGTCCAGAGCAGATTTTAGCGATTTTAAAAGAAAAAACACCGCATGAGAATATGATTGTCACCATGGGGGCTAAGGGAAGTTTAGCCAAGATAGGGGATCGTTTTTTCCGAGTAGCTCCTCTGCGTGTTGAGGCACTGAATCCGATTGCGTCTGGCGATTTCTACTTGGGAGTCTTGGTCAAGGGGTTGAGTTGCAAAGAAGCCCCTGAACGCTATCTCCGTGAGGCAGCAGCTTTTTCAGCAGCCAACTGCTTGCAATATTTCCCAGAGGTGGACAAAGAGCAGTACAACGCATTACTTGAAAAAGTAACGGTTGAGGAATTGTAG
- the dinB gene encoding DNA polymerase IV yields the protein MLIFPLINDTSRKIIHIDMDAFFAAIEVRDNPSLKGKPVIIGHDPRLSGGRGVVSTCNYEARKFGVHSAMSSKEAYERCPQAIFIAGNYEKYQAVGQQVREIFHRYTDLVEPMSIDEAYLDVTENKRGIKSAVKIAKLIQHDIWNELRLTASAGVSYNKFLAKIASDMEKPHGLTLILPDEAVAILSSLPVEKFHGVGKKTVEKLHDMGVYTGKDLLDISEMTLIDTFGRFGYDLYRKARGISNSPVKVNRARKSIGKERTYRKLLYVEEDAKKELAGLSNRVADSLQRHQKKGRTIVLKIRYADFTTLTKRVSIEEATDQADVIHQQVEGILEHIADWSKGIRLLGVTVTNFIVN from the coding sequence ATGCTCATTTTTCCTTTAATCAATGATACTTCTCGAAAAATTATCCACATTGATATGGATGCTTTTTTTGCGGCCATTGAAGTACGAGACAATCCGAGCTTGAAAGGGAAGCCTGTGATTATTGGGCATGACCCTCGTTTGTCTGGAGGTCGTGGAGTTGTTTCAACCTGTAATTATGAAGCCAGAAAGTTTGGGGTTCATTCAGCAATGAGTAGCAAAGAAGCCTATGAGCGTTGTCCACAGGCGATCTTTATTGCGGGAAATTATGAAAAGTACCAAGCAGTAGGACAGCAAGTGCGGGAGATTTTTCATCGTTACACAGACCTGGTAGAGCCGATGAGTATTGATGAAGCCTATTTGGATGTAACCGAAAACAAAAGGGGTATTAAATCTGCGGTAAAAATTGCAAAGCTCATTCAGCATGACATCTGGAATGAACTGCGCTTAACCGCTTCAGCAGGAGTATCGTATAATAAATTTTTAGCTAAAATCGCTTCAGATATGGAAAAACCGCATGGCTTGACCCTTATTTTGCCAGATGAGGCAGTCGCTATTCTATCCTCCTTGCCTGTTGAGAAATTTCATGGGGTGGGTAAGAAAACGGTTGAAAAGTTACATGACATGGGAGTTTATACAGGTAAAGACCTTCTTGATATTTCAGAGATGACCTTGATTGATACCTTTGGTCGCTTCGGCTATGATTTATACCGCAAGGCACGGGGAATTTCGAATTCTCCTGTCAAGGTCAATCGTGCCCGTAAATCAATCGGCAAGGAACGAACTTACCGTAAGCTCTTGTATGTGGAAGAAGATGCGAAGAAGGAACTGGCAGGTCTATCCAATCGGGTAGCGGACAGCTTACAACGCCATCAGAAAAAAGGACGGACTATTGTCTTAAAAATCCGCTATGCCGACTTTACAACCTTAACCAAGCGAGTGAGTATTGAGGAAGCAACGGATCAAGCCGATGTCATCCATCAGCAGGTAGAAGGAATACTCGAGCATATCGCTGATTGGAGTAAGGGAATTCGCTTGCTAGGAGTGACAGTTACGAATTTTATAGTGAATTGA